One genomic window of Quercus lobata isolate SW786 chromosome 9, ValleyOak3.0 Primary Assembly, whole genome shotgun sequence includes the following:
- the LOC115959179 gene encoding uncharacterized protein LOC115959179 — MATTNNCIGAINCSQPKANIQCQSQSTKEAKVQTIISLDPLTRNKVINKDVSTLEHLKYGGKSPSSYTRSWSHDFSPIKGNPKDEISHAHFNSLPSPSSWEVVSVMTTNTSTMEEKMAEMEQRVVLLTKALEDKDLQIATLMNKLEVQDLGESSHGHKFTSTKDDEGREIENTPRREQSTSVASLLVQQLQDMITNTIRA; from the coding sequence ATGGCTACCACCAACAACTGCATTGGTGCAATCAATTGTAGCCAACCTAAAGCAAACATTCAATGTCAATCTCAATCAACCAAGGAAGCCAAGGTCCAGACAATTATCTCCTTAGACCCTCTTACAAGAAACAAGGTCATCAACAAGGACGTCTCCACCTTGGAACACCTCAAGTATGGGGGCAAATCCCCTTCTTCCTACACAAGAAGTTGGTCGCACGATTTCTCTCCCatcaaagggaacccaaaagatGAGATTTCACATGCTCACTTCAATTCACTTCCTTCTCCATCATCTTGGGAAGTTGTGTCAGTCATGACGACTAAcacctctaccatggaagaaaagatggccGAAATGGAGCAAAGGGTTGTCCTTCTCACAAAAGCACTTGAAGATAAGGACCTCCAAATTGCAACTTTGATGAACAAACTCGAAGTGCAAGATCTTGGTGAATCAAGCCATGGTCATAAATTCACATCTACAAAGGATGACGAagggagagaaattgaaaacactcccCGACGAGAACAATCTACTTCGGTTGCTTCGTTGTTAGTCCAACAATTACAAGACATGATAACAAATACCATCCGAGCATAA